The DNA region CCCAAATGTAACATCCATTTGGATGAGCCCAAAGTCTCAGATTCCAAAGACACAGTCTTTGAGACATCTCCACAGAACACTGCTGGTACCTGCCCGTCAGCATCCTCTCCACACTGAGGGTCTGCTACACTGCCACTGCCTCAGCCAGGCCACAGCTCACCCTAACCCCCAACCCTTACTCCCCACTCAGCCAGGAGGTATTTCCAGGAGTGCCCCGGAGCCCCACGGCCACTCCTCAGACTGGCCACAGCCCTTAGCAGTCACCTTGACTTTTGCTCTGGTTAGAAAAGCAACACTTGTTAACTCTAGACATCGCtaagatacaaaaataagtaaaaagaccACAATCTATGATTTCGGGTCCTAAATATAATCATCAGTATTTTCAGTATGTAGTCTTTCATattaagtatgaaaaaaaaaaaacaggtacaCACTTAGTAAGGTGGGGTCATACCACCGTTTTACAGCCCACTGTTCCACCACATGCTTCTCTGTTCTGTGCAAACAGGCTGCTAACAGCCAGAAGACTCCTTTACAGAGCACTGACCTCACTGGGAGGATCACTGTATTGCTGCTGGATAGTTACCCCGGTTGTTCCTTTTTGCAAGTGTGAAGGGCACTTCAGTGGGCACGCCTCTGTCCCATCCAGGCTCCTGCCTCTGCTTATATTCTTGAGGTAAATGGAAATAGAGTCAGCTATATAAGTTTAAACAGAGGGTCACCCACACGTTACAAGCTGCCCTCCAGAGCGGCCTCTGCTCATCCCACTCCGGAGGATGAGAAGGAGCCTGTTTCACCGCAACACCGTTAAAACCAGAAACACGGCTGCCTTGACACGAAGAAAATGGTCCTCCTGACTGAGCCCTCCCACCAATCGGCAGGAGCTCCTGGCCCCTCACGGGGGCTTGTTACAAATTATGAGGACGGTGTGATTTTCCAGCAAGCTTCGTCTCCCAACTGCTGGGAAACATCCACTCGTCATCCTCATCGTCAATCACACCCTGACCAGGAAAACAGAACCCTGGTCATCACGTGCTGCCACTCACTTAGAAACCAACTCATACTCATCTGTCTGTCCCATCACACACCTCgaaggttttattttaaattaaaaaaaatcttacttcCAAGTGATTTCTCTTCTAAAAGTaacacataaaacataaaaagtgcTAACAACGGGGCTGGTGGGGGTTTTCTTAGTTACACTTCAGCAGCTGTTGACACAATCACAATTCACAAATACCAAACTCCAGTGCTGTGAAGACTGGCAGGGTCTTCTCAGTCCATCAGAGAGTAAACTGGTTCTACGTTCCCCGTGTCTGCCAGTTCATCAGAGAGTAAAGTGGTTCTACGCGCCCCGTGTCTGCCACGCACTTACTTGGAAATGTCCTGGCTGTCCGGCCGCCACGGGAACCGGACACTCCCGATGGCTGCCCGGTAGCAGTAGACGCCCAGCAGCCCCAGCGCCAGGGCAGCCTTGGACACAGAGGAGCACCCCCTCTGCACCAGCACAAAAACCATGAGGAGGGAGATGGCAGCCAGGACAGAGAGCTCGGCTTTGTGATCAGAGCTGAAACGAGATGGAGAACGCCAGCATTACAGCAAGCAAACAGCGACGAGATCAATCTGCGCTGAGTGGCTTTCAAAGGACTGTATTAAAAAATAGCTGATTTCCCAAAAACCAAAGATTACACGAAATTGTTGGCTTTTATTTTCAAACGAAGGTTCTTAAAGTGTAACAAATAAAAGACGGTCAACCtcagtggggtgtggtggctcacgactgtaatccagcactttaggatgccaaggcagaaggatcgcttgaggccaggagtttgagaccagcctgggccacatggtgagacctcattttatttaaaaaaaaaaaaaaaatggccgggcgcagtggctcaagcctataatcccagcactttgggaagccgagacgggcggatcacgaggtcaggagatcgagaccatcctggttaacacggtgaaaccccgtctctactaaaaaatacaaaaaactagccgggcgaggtgacgggcgcctgtagtcccagttactcgggaggctgaggcaggagaatggcataaacccgggaggcagagcttgcagtgagctgagatccggccactgcactcctgcctgggtgacagagccagactccgtctcaaaaaaaaaaaaaaaaagtcaacttgaACTCTCACTTCTCATTCACAAATAGGTCTCCCATCATCAGAGCTGGATGCCCAGAGGCCAGGCAGTGACAAATATATAGAGTCCTCTTGTCCCCTGGTACCCTCTTGGGGGCAGGCCTGCATCTACCAgctcacctcctcctcctgccttctcccATTAACTCGGTAACGCACGATACGTCCCTAGACCCACATGGCCTCTCACAGGGTCTGCCGTCAGGAGATGGTGCAGAGGTTGACAGCTCGTCAGAGAGCAGAgcccgaactcctgaccgcacTGCAGTGGTGCAGCACCAGCCAGCCCTGGCCTGAGCATGAGGCGGTGACGGCCGGGCTCCCTTCTGTTTCTTTCACGGCAGCTCTCACTTCAAAGCCTCCCAGGATGGGAGGGGGAGACTGGGGCCACACGGGGGACTGGGCCTCACCCCAGGAAGGGGCACCtgtgtgtttttgtattgttGCTTTTAAAATGGCACATGTTTTTACACAATCTTCAGGACTGttataataataaagtagaacAACTGTAACAATGTAATTGTTACTGTCAGAAATTACATGAATGTGCGCTGTCTCAAAATACCGTAATATTTTCAGACTACAGGTGACCTCGGGTAAGCAAAACTGCGGATAACATTTTCAGACTATGGTTGACCTCAGGTAAGCAAAACTGCGGATAATGCCGTGGGGGATGGCTCTTGCATGTGGGGTGGAAAGCCAGCCGGTTCTCTCCTAATGCTTTCATTTTCCAGGAAAGTCAGGAACAAGGGGTCATAGTGCTATTCCCGGACACGGCGCTCCGGGACACACCCTGCTCTACACGTCTGGGATCCGACCCTGAAGCTGGCGTGCCCAGCACAACCTCCCGTCAGCCCATACCCCCTCTGCTTCCTCACCTCCGGAGCGGGGACCAACCAAAGTCCTCTCTCCGGGGTTGCTCTGGAAAGAAAACGTGTGGGCACgcggcaggcagattacctgaaggACCCAATCTGTGATGACTTTGGTTACCAAGGTTTTAGTAATTTAGTTAATGCTTAGCCTCCCACAAGAATTACTTAATCAGAAGAATCTGTAATTTCGCAGCTTCTGATGTAAATTTACAAGTATCTTCCAAAAGAACCGTGACACTAACGTGGCCCCAGGAATCCTCACATGCTCACCAAGACTGAGTCTCACCActcagttctgtttctctgcctcAGCAGGGATGAAGTCACACCCTGTCATTTGACCGGAAGTACCCTCATTACTAGGACTGggcatttctcttttccttctgctggCATTCCTTAAAGGAGTTCTCTGCAGTGACGAGACCGCAACCCGTGCCTGTTACTCTCATCGCAGACACTGTTTCATTTTGCTGTTCTTCTTTTACTTTAGTTTCCTAAGTCTTCACTGCcagataattaaaatttaaagtctagacaaatcttaattatttttctgtcctagtttcttatatttattttgagccttGCTTGAAATGATTTGCTACACTTCCTAGGCGGTTTTCCAGTTGCCAATGAAAGGCTCAGGAGGTGGCTGAATTCCTCCACACGGCTCTTACCCTTCAgggtgaggagagagaaaaggaaggatggagaggagaaaggaggggagCTGAGGACAAAGCTGGCCCACAGACGCTGCACCCACCTTGCCTGGCTGACCCCATCCTTGCTGCTGCCCTGGGGATCATCGGCAGTGGGCTATGGGTCTGGGGGAATGACATGGCTTAGATGTTTGTCCACTGCAAATCTCACATTGAACTTGGACGttcaggctgggcacactggctcacatctgtgatcccagcactttgggaggccgaggtaggtggatcacttgagttcaggagttcgagaccagcccagccaacatggtaacaccccgtctccactaaaaacacaaaaattagccaggcatggtggcgggcacctgtaatcccagctactcaggggccgagacaggagaatctcttgaaccgggggggcagaggttgcagtgagccgagatcgtgccactgcactccagcacgggtgagactgaaactccgtttcaaaaaaaaaagacactggacCTCCAGGGTTGGAAGTGAGCCTGGTGGGAGACGTCTGGGTCATGGGgccagatccctcatgaatggcttggtgccatcttCGCAGTAATGAGCGCATTCTCGCTCTGGCTGTTCACAAGAGAGCTGATGTTTAAAAGCACCAGACACCTCCCCCATCCCTCTCTTGCCCCTGCTCTCGCCACATGAAGTGCTGTCTCCTGCTTTGCCCTCCGCCATAACTgccagtttcctgaggcctctccaggaGCAGACGCCAACACCATGCCTCCCGTGCAGCCTGCAGAGCTGAGAGCCAAGATGAACCTGTTTCCTTACACATGACccggcctcaggtatttctttacagcaacccAGGAATGGCCTGACACAGGGAGACGCTGAGTGATGGGCGGGGGGCACACAGCCTGGGGGATCCGGAACAAGCCATTAGCAAGCCTGACCCCCAGATGACATCTTTACTATAGCATGATCATTGAAACACAAGTTTTCAATCACAGACCGTTACAGTGGTTCAGCACTAATAAATCAAACCTATTAGGCTAGCCCCAGATAAATTCACCTCTCAACACTGATTCTAGTATCTAGTAGAACACTGGTTTTAGTATATTTTCCCAGTTCTTCAGATCTCAAAATACTATCCCATTCTTAATATGAAAAATGATCTCaattgaaaaaaagaagagcttGGCAGGTGACCGATTGGCTGTATAAAGTCTGGCCTGTGACCACAGGCCCACGCTCTCACCTGGTGAGCCAGTGGCCGAGGTCAGGCCGGTGAGCCCACTGCACACCTGTCTGGTTGAGAGAGCGCAGCAGCCGGCAGCAGGCCAGTATCAGCCACGGACTGGCCAGCACCATCCACTTCTCGTGGCCTCTGAGTACTTGGGAGGGAGAGGGGCTTCTGTGGCCTTTGTCTCGCTCCAGCGCATCACAGGCAGACCCGTCCTGCCACGCTGCTGTGGCCCCGTCAAGCCCTTGCTCCACATGGAGGCCACATGGAGGCTCACTGTCGTCTCCCAGAAAGTAGTTTCTGTAGGTTTCTTGGCTCAGAGCTAGACACAAGGTGTTCACAAGGAAGTACCAGGTCTGGTGTTCCTCCTCCACGAAGCTGCTGGCACCCAGGCTCAAGACGTGGCCCGCCGTCCCTAGCAGAATAAGAAGGTCTAGCTCTGACCACCTTGAGCTGGGATGCACGGGGTTCTGTAAAAAGCAAAGCGCATTTTGTAAGAGACAGTCTGACAATTACGCACATCTTGCTGCATGTCAAGGCCTTGTTCACAGCAGAGAATGTCCTGGACACACACCGTTGTTCCTCGTACCCAGTACCTGAGCCCCTACTCTGGAACAGCCCCCTTCTGCTCCAGTGACAGGAACCCTCCTCTTGGGACGCAGCCTGCAGAAGTGGAGACGCCCTCAGCCCAGGCAGGGGAGCCGGGACACAGCACAGCCAGCCAGCTGTTCTCCCACTGGACGGCAAGTCCCAAGCTGAGTGACAAAGACTGAAATGGTCAGAACCCTCTGGGCAGTGATGCAGCCCAAAGAGCTTGCCCAGAGGCTCCTGGCCCTGGCCCTCCGTGCTCCTGCGTCCAGGCTCTTGAAGATCTCTGGTCTTCAGATGGGCATTGCTAGTTCCTGCTTCTTGAAACCAAAGAACTCCAACAATACATCCCACCAAACCAGACCTCGAATTTCTCATGAATGTTCCAGAAATCCAGAAAGTTTCCACTAAAATGGTTAATTCTGTTGAAAGGACAAAGTTGACATCACAGGACTGTCCCTTAAATATATGAACTTAAAGCAGTCAAAATCAAAGATGAGGACTCAATTATTGCCATTTATTCTTTTGGTAACTATATATTGCCTGCCGCTAGGTACTAATTCAATAGAGGGAGAGAAAGCATGAGCCCAGGTGGGCCCGAGATGCAAGCGTGGATGCAGATCATCCTGGCTCCGAGGAAGCCTGTGGCCTGATCGCAACGCTGTGTCTCGGTCAGACACTCAGCACAGGGCCTCTGACAGCTCAAGCCAAGAGGGGATAAGGGCTgtgcagggctggggtgggggccaaCAGTCCTGCTGCCACTGCACTAAGTCACTTCATCCTGGACTCTGGATCTGAGTGCGACCATCCACCTCTTTCTCACTGCCTCGCCACCACTCCCCAGCTAACAAATGAAGGTGTCTGAGGCCAAAGACAAAGAATTCCAACAGACAACATCCGCCTTGGAAAGAAATCTGGACCTGATGAGGCAGGATGCATTCTGGAGGCAGCAGGACGAGTGGGGCGACCAAGTCTCCTTTTGACCCTCCTGAGTGCCCAGGACAACTGTCTCTTCTTCCCTCAGCTGCAGCTCCCACACCTCTGCTGGGAGGCTGTCTGATTCACTCACCCTCTCAGTGGGAGGTTCACTCCTCTGTGACCACCAGCTCTTTACAATCACCTCTGTGACAGTCGCAGGAACCTAGCTTTCCAAGAACTAAGGCATGTGACCTGACAGCACAGATGTGAACACCTGTGTCAGGACACCCTGAGGCCTGGGATAAGGCTGCTCCAAGTCCTTCCCAGAGGCCCCCTGTCCAGGGCACTGCCAGCACTTGGCACACACCAGCTCTGTTCAACGAAAGTCTGGTAAACGAAAGGCAGCCTGAAATAATAAGAACAGCCTGAGCAGGACCACATCACATTCCTAGGAACCAGCCGTACGTACCTTCCTGGAGGTGTTTCCACCCACAAGCACGTTGGTCAGAACAGACACGATCACACACAGCAGCGCCGAGGCCAGCACCATCACCCCACCTGCCGCCAGCCACGAGAGGCCACAGAAGTAGCAGGAACTTTCAGCTGAGGTGCACACAATGACGTGAACGGCCGAAAGAACCAAGATCACCAAATAAAAGAGCAGAGAAAACCCAGGAGATGACAGTGGGACTTCCAGCTCAGCCTTTCTGTGCAGTGCCTGTGGGACGCTGAGCAGGAGCAGGGTGAGAACCTGGAACAGAGAAACAGCAGCGTTCACAGACTGCTGGGCTTGGAGAAACCCACTTAAAACAAGTCCAGCTCCCACTCTCGTGTCAGCTGTCCACacagtaaaaacagaaaagcaagctCAGGAAAAGACGATTCCTAATTAACTGCCCCAAAATGCATGGCGTGATTTTTTTTCATCACCTGTAGCAATACTGAGTGAGGCCAATTGACACCTGACAATACTCTGGGTCTTGTCACAAATCAGGACACACCACGAAAGAGttaaacaagaaaattaatattttcccattttttataaCACCAAGATATATACTTAAAACTATACATATTTGGCTGAGTTATCAAATCAGTGCAACACCTGAGCCACGACTGTGTGAGCATCTGTACCTCCAAAACCACGACAGTCCCCACCATCATCGAATACATGTCGTACTGGGCCACTTGTGTGCTCAGGGACAAGCTCAGCGTCTTCAGAGCAGCCAGGTACTGCCTGAGAACCTTGGAGCCCAGGTTGAACAGGACTTCTGAGTGCTTTTCCTCCAAGTACAGTCTGATCCAGTTCCCATGCAATCTTTCTGACATTTTAAACTGCTCAAACCCAGGATCTattaagaagacagaaaagttaCATGCCCGCACACACACCgtgaacatacatatatatacataatctcAAAGTATTTAGTTATGCGTGGCACATGGCAAAGCCTTCTGTTTTTAGAACTGACACTTAACGAAGATGAACCATTCCTTTGGGTGGGGGTCTGCAACGCCTTCTATAAAGCCTGGAAAGCCGCCGATGTGCATCCATCCGCCTTCCGGCGATAGGGGCCTTGCTACTTGGCATACACCCTGCGGACGGCAGTGACTGCACCCTGTGCCGCCTgacctctttctctgcctccctcaTCGCTCTCACTTCCTCCTCCCTGTTCTGTCTCTTTCTATTCTCTCCTTCTTGTCAGCGTGCAATATACAAACAATCCTGAAATGCATTTTGTCAACAGTCAGGTTTTACAGTCTTTCTAACCCTCACAGCACTGTATGCGGACTGGGCAGGCAGCGGCTTGACCCTTCTCCACCACACCCACTTCCCCTGTGCAGACTGGCCCTTCCGAGCTCTAACATCCCCTgttctgcagcctgggtgacttcCTCACATCCTCTTTGGAAAGGGAGAGCAGTTTCCAGCCCTCTCTGCTCACGAGGGTGAGCTCTGCTGGGAGCATGGATGCCCTGCCTCTGGATGGAGCACTGCCCCTCTGCTATGGCACCCTCTTTTAGACCATAGTGCCATGCTGCTCATGGCACAGCTGATGTCCTTTCTTTCCAGAGCTGGCTGATGCGTGAGCCTCTGCCTGGACCACACTCACTTGTGATTagattggtcttttttttttgagacggagtctcgctctgtcgcccaggctggagtgcagtggccggatcgcagctcactgcaagctccgcctcccgggttgacgtcattctcctgtctcagcctcccgagtagctgggactacaggtgcctgccaccacgcccagctaagattttgcattttttagtagagatggggtttcactgtgttagccaggatggcctcgatctcctgacctcgtgatctcccgcctcggctcccaaagtgttgggattacaggcttgagccaccgcgcccggcctagactgGTCTTTAAAGCAAGAACTTCCTTCCCAAGACCCCTTCAGTTTTTGACACGCGTTTCCTACTCCAGAAGAGCCAGGCCAAGGAGGGTCTCAGCTGTGCCTCTTGGCAGGCCCACCACTCTGTGGCTCTGCATGCCCCAGGCCTGCTGTCATCACAGCAGTGAAAGAGCTGCCACAGGCGCTCGAGCCACTGAGGTCCAGGGCGCTGTGGCACCAGTCCCTGAGCGTGAACCCACACGCCTGCAGGCCCACCCCACTGCTGCCGGCACCAAGTCCCTGAGCATGAACCCACACGCCTGCTGCCGGCACCAAGTCCCTGAGCGTGAACCCACACGCCTGCAGGCCCACCCCACGGCTGCTGGCACCCGGTGCTCTGCACTAAGTGCCAGTGGCCAGCAACACTATGCAGCTCGCTCGTCTCACCTCCCTAATAACCCTATGAGGCAGGGATGAGCATCAGAACTTCTCCAGAGGAGGCAACTGAGACACAGGGGTGAGTCACACACCCAGGCCACAGTGCCAGTGGGCAAAAGCTGCAAACAAAACTCAGGCAGTCTGGTTCCAGGGCTGGCATCCTTCATTGCTACATCCACACCCAGGCCTGTGTCCACACCCCACCGCCCCAGAGTCACAGAGACATGGGCACCTGTGTCTATAGCCCTCCACCTACCAGGGAGTCACAGAGCTATGGGGGTGCATCTGTGCATGCATCGAAACAATATCCATGGAGCATGGACATGCCAGGCGCTGTGCCAGGCGCTGTGCCAGGGGAAAGACACAGCATGGCGAGCAAGCAGGTGCAATCCTTGCCTGCTGGGGCCTGGATCCAGTAGGGCTCACAggcacgcgcacgcacacacacacaagtgtaaTTACAAACTGTGACTGCATTACAGTTGTAATTACAAGTTTCCCAGGAAGGAAAAGTAGAGGGTACCAATGGGGGATTTTTGGTAATGGGGAGGAACTGAGTTTGGACTGGGAGTGGGCGCTGGACCAGGAAGGTCTGATGTTTACGCTGAAATGTAAATGGTACCCAGGAATTCGCCAGGCAAAAAACTGGAGGAAGAGCATCAAGTTGATGGGAACAGCATGTGCGAAAGTCCAGAGGCGAGAAAAAGCTGGTCCCACTACACTGAGAGAGCCGGGCACCTCCAACAGACTGGACACCACCCAAGGACTGTACAGGCCTGGCTGTGGGTTCTAACACATATTTCAGTGTCAGAACACGTACCCTATTTTGTTTTAGGAAACGTGATCCCCGACGGTGTAGACAATGGGCCggcgggggggggcggggagCGCGTGTCCCAGACGCTGTGGGCTGTGTTTTCAGTCAAGGGAGGCTCCTGCATTCATTTAACAGGCTGGTTTCCTCCCATATCCACTGTGGTTCCCAACTTCCTCCAGCCACTGCTTCTGGAACAGGCAAATAacctttccatcttttttttgattttgttggtatttttttgttttgttttgtttttgagacggagtctccctctgttgcccgggctggagtgcagtggcacaatctcggctcactgtaagctcccaggttcacgccattctcctgcctcaggctccagagtagctgggactatacaggtgcccgccaccacgcccggctaattttttgtatttttagtagagacagggtttcaccgtgttagccaggatggtctccatctcctgaccaggtgatccgcccgcctcggcctcccaaagtgctgggattacaggcgtgagccaccgcgcccggccaaaaattaaacttcttttgttaGTGTTTTCATTGATCTTAGCAAAGAAAAAAGGACACATTAACAAAACAAGCAATATGCAAAAGCTACTAAACtcagactattttttaaaaaaccaaaagcacAAGTCACGGTCATCCCTGGTCTTGACTAAATGTCTCCATGGCCAAAGGCCTCCACCTGGCCACCTCACAGGGTGAGAGCTGGTGCTCAGTGGAGCCTCCAGCCACTCATCACATCCGGTTCCCAGCACTCCTTGGCTGGCCGGGTTTGTCTTCCACAAGTGACTCTAGGAGGCCGGTTTCTATCTCAGCGCAAGCTTGTGGACGTTCACTCTATTTGGTAGTAACAGTATCCCGCTACTTCAAGTAGGGAAATCCGCCAACACCACATTAACTGCTGCCCCCAGAAAGGAGTTGACTTCCTCCAGGTTCTCGAAGGAGCCCCAGCGTCAAACATGATTCTTTGATGAACGTGACTATGTCAGAGTCGATTGCCTGAAGATGTCTCAGGGAGACAAACGTTCCTCTCCTGGATCCTTCCTGCAGCTGTCTGCTGGCACTTACCTTGGCCCCACATCCACCTCAGGCAACCTCACCTCCTACTCCCATTAGAGTGGCTGTGTCTGCTGCCGAGGGCCCGCGCCTGCCCAGTACCAGCTCCTACTCCCATTAGGGTGGCTGTGTCTGCTGCCGAGGGCTCTCACCTGCCCAGTACCAGCCAGGCCCTACCCTACTTTCCATCTGACGAAGTCACTCATCACCCACCGCAGCCAGATCCGAAGCTCAGTTCTCAATTCCTGATTTTGCTCAATACCAACCTTTGACACAGCAGCCCACTCCCTGCTTCCTGAAATTACTTCTTTACATGGCTTCCTGGACACCAACACCCCACCCACAAGCACCTGCCTTGCAGAGCTGCTCCCCCTAAGTCGTGCCCTCCTGAGGAAATGATTACCCTGCTCCTTCGCTTTCAGCTGAAAGTCCTGGAGTCGTACCTAACGCCTCTGCTCTGCTCGTACCCAGTCTCTCAGCACATGAGCAAATCCTGTCTTCACGACCCTCAAAATTTTTCCAGAACGCAACCACTTCTCCAGCGCCACTGCCTGGGCACTGGCCACCCTCACCTCTCACAGAAGTACAGCCACTGCCTCCTGACTGGTCTCCTCCCACAGCACAAAGCAGAATCCTCCACAAGGGTACCTGAGACAGCCTTTGAAAATGCAAGTGGAGGACTCTAGCTCTCACCAAACCCTGCAGTAGCTCCCCATTTAACTCAGAATAAAAGTGAAAGCCCCTCAGTGCCTAGCGGCCCTCATGCCTTAACGCCATCTCCTCTGCCCTGCCTTGCCACTCTGGCCCCTGCTCTGACCATCCCCTGAATGTGCGCCCCGTGGAGGACCCTGTCTGCTGCCCCCACAGCCTGCAATGTGCCGTCCCAGATGGCCAGCGGCCAGCCTGCCCCAGCGGCTCCCCAACTCGCTTCACTTCCCACCCCATgcctgtttattcttttttctttttttttttttgagacggagtctcgctctgtcacccaggctggagtgcagtggcgtgatctcggctcactgcaacctccgcctctggggttcaagcgattctcctgcctcagcctctcgaggagctgggattacaggtgcctgctaccctgcccggctaatttttgtatttttagtagagatggggtttcactgtgttggtccggcaggtcttgaactcccgaatTCATGATCcgttcgcctcggcctcccaaagtgctgggatcacaagtgtgagccaccaggcccggccctgTTTATTCTTTTCCTAAGGTactcatcaccactggccatcaatcacttccttttctctcctccctctggAAGTTTCCAAGAAGGCAGAGCCTCTTACCGCTCAATGATCTGTCTCCAGTGCCTGTAACAGCCTCTCATTCATAACAAGATCCTGGTAAATAgctattgaatgaataaatttatgaAAGAACTTCAATTAGATAACTGCCTAACTGCCTCTGAGGGTGTTGCCAATGGTGATGGTCAAAAGTTCTAAGAAAACAGAAGCACAGTCTGTATAATCAAAGAGCAGTGATGAAAAAATATTCCTGACAAACTGCATACCACAGAAAGACATTGGAGAAACAGGACTCAGTGGAATCACACAGCTCTGACACAGTTCGGAAAAGACGAGTTGACTGACCTTTTTCATATGACGGTACATTCTCTTGCAACAGTTTACTAAGCTGCACTGTATTCAAATGTAAAAATCTCAACTGCTCTCTCATTGGTCTTCCTTCCACCACCGCGAATAGAAGGCTCCCTACGCTGTCTTTCGGAATCGGCAAACCAAGTGCTATCGCCAGGGTCGCGGCCACATCCGTCTGTTGGACATGCTTTGGATGTCGGATATCACCTAGAAAAAAGGGAACATTTTAAGTAACAAGACTTCTAGAAAGTGTAAGATGGTAGTCATTCTTTAATTAGACCTTCTACAACTACCATGAGCCAAATGATCTGTCTCTTCACACTATTCAACACAGAACCGTACAGGAATCACCTCGCTGCTTGCTGTGTTGATACAGTTACAGAACCCATTCTATGCCGGGGCGGTGTCTTTCCTTCAGTAGCCTGCAATAGGCTGGGAGAGAGACGCATGTGAGGAATTCCATACAGTGAGGCTACAGAGCACAGGCTGAACACAGAGGAAGCAGGCGGTCCAGCAGACATGGAGGGACTGTCACTTTGGCAAGGTCAAC from Piliocolobus tephrosceles isolate RC106 chromosome 3, ASM277652v3, whole genome shotgun sequence includes:
- the PIGG gene encoding GPI ethanolamine phosphate transferase 2 isoform X4, with protein sequence MVLASALLCVIVSVLTNVLVGGNTSRKNPVHPSSRWSELDLLILLGTAGHVLSLGASSFVEEEHQTWYFLVNTLCLALSQETYRNYFLGDDSEPPCGLHVEQGLDGATAAWQDGSACDALERDKGHRSPSPSQVLRGHEKWMVLASPWLILACCRLLRSLNQTGVQWAHRPDLGHWLTSSDHKAELSVLAAISLLMVFVLVQRGCSSVSKAALALGLLGVYCYRAAIGSVRFPWRPDSQDISKGIIEARFVYIFVLGILFTGTKDLLKSQVIAADFKLKTVGLWEIHSGLVLLAALLFRPHNLPVLAFSLLIQTLMTKFIWKPLRHDAAEITVMHYWFGQAFFYFQGNSNNIATVDISAGFVGLDTYVEIPAVLLTAFGTYAGPVLWASHLVYFLSSETRSSSALSHACFCYALICSIPVSTYIVLVTSLRYHLFIWSVFSPKLLYEGMHLLITAAVCVFFTAMDQTRLTQS
- the PIGG gene encoding GPI ethanolamine phosphate transferase 2 isoform X5; translated protein: MTGSLPGFVDVVRNLNSPALLEDSVIRQAKTAGKRIIFYGDETWVKLFPKHFAEYDGTTSFFVSDYTEVDNNVTRHLDKVLKRGDWDMLILHYLGLDHIGHISGPNSPLIGHKLSEMDSVLMKIHTSLQSKERETPLPNLLVLCGDHGMSETGSHGASSMEEVNTPLILISSAFERKPGDIRHPKHVQQTDVAATLAIALGLPIPKDSVGSLLFAVVEGRPMREQLRFLHLNTVQLSKLLQENVPSYEKDPGFEQFKMSERLHGNWIRLYLEEKHSEVLFNLGSKVLRQYLAALKTLSLSLSTQVAQYDMYSMMVGTVVVLEVQMLTQSWLRFSPCSCSASHRHCTERLSWKSHCHLLGFLCSFIW